One part of the Nostoc sp. PCC 7120 = FACHB-418 genome encodes these proteins:
- a CDS encoding NAD(P)/FAD-dependent oxidoreductase encodes MVEALDNNPPHKVVIVGGGFGGLYAAKALAKAKVDVTLIDKRNFHLFQPLLYQVATGTLSPADISSPLRAVLSKSKNTQVLLGEVNDIDPEAQELVMGDEKIPYDTLIVATGAKHSYFGKDNWEEFAPGLKTVEDAIEMRRRIFTAFEAAEKEKDPAKRRAWLTFVVVGGGPTGVELAGAIAELAYKTLKEDFRNIDTTETQVILLEGLDRILPPFAPELSQEAEISLKQLGVLVQTKTLVTNIENDIVTLKQGEEVKEIASKTVLWAAGVKASAMGKVLAEKTGVECDRAGRVIVESDLSIKGHSNIFVVGDLANFSHQNGKPLPGVAPVAKQEGEYVAALVQKRLQGQTLPAFNYTDKGSLAMIGQNAAVVDLGFIKLKGFFAWLFWLVIHIYFLIEFDNKLVVMIQWVWNYITRNRGARLITGQEIHLAVNTVNNSGHYQPLEKRLPVNV; translated from the coding sequence ATCGACAAGCGGAACTTCCACCTATTTCAGCCACTACTTTATCAAGTTGCAACAGGTACGCTCTCACCAGCAGATATTTCCTCGCCTTTACGCGCAGTATTAAGTAAAAGCAAGAATACCCAAGTATTGCTGGGAGAAGTAAACGATATTGACCCAGAAGCACAAGAATTGGTGATGGGTGATGAAAAAATTCCCTACGACACCTTAATTGTCGCCACTGGTGCAAAGCATTCCTACTTTGGTAAAGATAACTGGGAAGAGTTTGCACCAGGGTTGAAAACAGTGGAAGATGCGATAGAAATGCGTCGCCGCATCTTTACCGCCTTTGAAGCAGCAGAAAAAGAAAAAGACCCTGCAAAGCGTCGTGCTTGGTTGACCTTTGTGGTTGTCGGTGGCGGCCCTACTGGTGTAGAGTTAGCAGGAGCGATCGCAGAATTAGCATACAAAACCCTCAAAGAAGATTTCCGCAACATCGACACCACAGAAACCCAAGTCATCCTCCTAGAAGGTTTAGATAGAATCCTCCCTCCTTTTGCACCAGAATTATCCCAGGAAGCGGAAATATCCTTGAAGCAGTTGGGTGTGCTTGTCCAGACAAAAACTCTAGTTACAAATATTGAGAATGATATCGTCACCCTCAAACAAGGTGAGGAAGTCAAAGAAATTGCCTCCAAGACTGTATTATGGGCAGCAGGTGTGAAAGCATCAGCTATGGGTAAAGTTTTAGCCGAAAAAACTGGGGTAGAATGCGATCGCGCTGGCCGAGTCATCGTAGAATCAGACTTAAGCATTAAGGGACACAGCAATATTTTTGTTGTGGGAGACTTAGCCAACTTCTCTCACCAAAATGGTAAACCCCTCCCTGGTGTCGCACCCGTCGCCAAACAAGAAGGTGAATACGTCGCCGCATTGGTTCAAAAACGCTTGCAAGGTCAAACTCTACCAGCCTTTAACTACACTGATAAAGGTAGTCTAGCGATGATTGGACAAAATGCCGCCGTTGTTGATTTAGGCTTCATCAAACTCAAAGGCTTCTTTGCATGGTTGTTCTGGTTAGTGATTCACATCTACTTCCTCATTGAGTTTGATAATAAGTTAGTAGTCATGATTCAATGGGTATGGAATTATATCACTCGTAATCGTGGAGCTAGATTGATTACAGGTCAAGAAATTCATTTAGCAGTCAACACTGTTAACAATAGCGGTCATTACCAGCCTTTAGAAAAGAGACTACCAGTCAATGTCTAA